The proteins below are encoded in one region of Hordeum vulgare subsp. vulgare chromosome 3H, MorexV3_pseudomolecules_assembly, whole genome shotgun sequence:
- the LOC123445312 gene encoding inactive leucine-rich repeat receptor-like protein kinase CORYNE, with translation MARGARTAAVTKNPAKTLAATLLLLALLAVVLPLCASQPPLHSQPLPATQSPAAPLPPPQPRVPHAQAGGAARLRRIALGVLLGSLAGFLLSLAFLYAIRVAVLHAGNTPAVARGPVSFTPQISPKSLQCALPSARPLARGPRGTYHKLDLDGDLTVAVKMLDLAAASRAEASPSPSRPASGSRSDMRRVQRQLELLARVRHLNVMSLKAYVRDADRLSLVYDFVPGGSLEDVMKRVRSQQVSLSWDTRNRIAAGVAKGLRHLHFECNPRILHCNLKPSNVMLEEGFEPVLADCGVARLIDSGSPDPESSGSLYAAPECYQSSRYTDKCDIYAFGMILGVLLTGKDPADPFFTGESGRGSLARWLRHMQHSGDTKEALDSSIVGEEVDEEEMVMAVRVAIVCLSELPADRPSSDELVAMLAQLHSF, from the exons atggcGCGAGGAGCCAGGACGGCGGCGGTGACCAAGAACCCTGCCAAAACCCTCGCcgccactctcctcctcctcgccctccTCGCCGTTGTCCTCCCGCTCTGCGCATCCCAGCCACCGCTGCACTCCCAGCCCCTGCCCGCCACCCAGTCCCCGGCCGCGCCCCTCCCGCCGCCGCAGCCCAGGGTGCCCCACGCGCAGGCCGGCGGCGCGGCCCGCCTCCGCCGCATAGCGCTCGGCGTGCTCCTCGGCTCGCTCGCCggcttcctcctctccctcgccttCCTCTACGCCATCCGCGTCGCCGTGCTCCACGCCGGGAACACGCCGGCCGTCGCCAGGGGCCCAGTCTCCTTCACCCCGCAAATCTCGCCCAAGAGCCTCCAGTGCGCGCTCCCCTCCGCGCGCCCGCTCGCGCGCGGGCCCCGCGGGACGTACCACAAGCTCGACCTCGACGGCGACCTCACCGTCGCAGTCAAGATgctcgacctcgccgccgccagccgcgccgaggcctcgccctcgccctcgcggcCGGCGAGCGGCTCCAGGTCCGACATGCGGAGGGTGCAGAGGCAGCTCGAGCTGCTCGCCCGGGTGAGGCACCTCAACGTGATGAGCCTCAAGGCCTATGTCCGCGACGCCGACCGGCTCTCGCTGGTCTACGACTTCGTGCCCGGGGGCAGCCTCGAGGACGTGATGAAGAGGGTGAGGTCGCAGCAGGTCAGCCTCAGCTGGGACACCAGGAACAGGATTGCGGCCGGGGTGGCCAAGGGATTGCGCCACCTGCACTTCGAGTGCAACCCCAGGATACTGCATTGCAACCTCAAGCCGTCCAATGTGATGCTGGAGGAAGGCTTCGAACCGGTGCTGGCGGATTGCGGCGTCGCGAGGCTGATCGATTCGGGTTCGCCTGATCCGGAGTCGTCCGGCAGCCTCTACGCCGCTCCAGAGTGCTACCAAAGTAGCAG GTACACGGATAAGTGCGACATCTATGCCTTCGGCATGATCCTCGGCGTTCTGCTCACGGGGAAAGACCCCGCAGACCCATTTTTCACCGGAGAAAGTGGACGGGGCAGCCTGGCTCGATGGCTCCGTCATATGCAGCATTCCGGGGACACGAAAGAAGCACTGGACAGCAGCATCGTAGGGGAGGAGGTCGACGAGGAGGAAATGGTGATGGCCGTCAGGGTCGccatcgtgtgcctctcggagctGCCAGCCGATCGGCCATCCAGCGACGAACTCGTCGCGATGCTCGCCCAGCTCCACAGCTTCTAG